Genomic segment of Bartonella bacilliformis KC583:
GCAAAAAACATGAGGCGCATCAATGATGTTTTCCCTGCTCCAGAGGCTCCCGTCAGAAACTGAAAGGATCCACGAGGGATATGAAAGCTCATATCACGCAAAATTTCAGGTCCCATTCCATAGCGCAGGCCAACATTTTCAAAACGAATCACTTTGAGGCCTCATTTTTTTATCTTGAAACATTGTTGGCGTTTCTTTGATTTTTCTACCATTTTTATTGTTTCCATCCTACGGCTTTAAGTTTTTTTCCTTTGTTTAAAATTGTTGAGAGACAATACTTAATTTTAATTAAGTGTGCTGATATGTTAAGCGGCTTCCTCTATATTTTGGCGGTTAGCAATAAGGTTATCAACAATTTGTGGTTCGGCAAGTGTTGAAATATCGCCTAGATTATCAAAATTATTGGCAGCAATTTTGCGTAAAATGCGTCGCATGATTTTTCCTGATCGTGTTTTGGGCAAGTGAGGCGCAAATTGAATTTTATCCAATGTTGCAATGGAGCCAATTTCCTGCCTAACATGCTGAATCAGATTTTGGTGTAACGTTGCACTTGGTTGTGTGCCAGCCATTAGGGTTACAAAGCTATAAATGCCTTGCCCTTTAATGGGGTGAGGGTATCCAACAACCGCTGCTTCTGAAACAGCAGGGTGTGAAATAAGCGCTGATTCAATTTCAGCAGTTCCTAATCTGTGTCCAGAGATATTGAGAATATCATCAACACGTCCTGTGATCCAATAGTAACTATCTTTATCACGTTTACACCCATCCCCTGTAAAATATTTTCCTTTATAGGTAGAGAAATAGGTTTCAACAAAGCGTTGGTGGTTATTATAAAGGGTGCGCATTTGGCCAGGCCATGAATCGACGATACAAAGATTGCCTTCTGCTTCTCCTTTTAGAATATTTCCCTGTGGATCAACGAGTTGAACTTGAATGCCAAAGAAGGGGTGTGTGGCTGATCCTGCTTTGAGTTTTGTTGCACCCGGCAAAGGTGTAATGATATGGCCCCCTGTTTCTGTTTGCCACCATGTGTCAAGAATAGGGCAGCGGCTGTCGCCAACTGTGTGATAAAACCATTTCCAGGCTTCCGGATTAATGGGTTCACCCACTGTCCCTAAAAGACGTAACGATGTTCTTTGAGAGCGTTTGACAAAAGAATCTCCTGCACCCATTAAAGCGCGGATAGCTGTTGGCGCCGTGTAGAATATATTGACTTTATGCTTATCCACAATCTCCCAAAATCTTCCTTCATCAGGAAAGGTGGGGGAGCCTTCAAACATTAATGTGGTCGCACCGTTACATAAAGGCCCATAAACTAGATAAGAATGACCGGTGATCCACCCAATGTCGGCAGTGCACCAGTAAATTTCACCAGGGTGATAATCAAAAACATACTGATGGGTCATCGAGGCATAGACGAGATAGCCGCCTGTCGTATGCAAGACACCTTTTGGTTTTCCTGTTGATCCTGAGGTATAAAGAATAAAGAGAGGATCTTCAGCATTCATGTGTTCTGGTGGGCAATCGGGTGTAGCATGGGGCATTTCTTCATGATACCAAAAATCACGCCCATTAACCCAGTGAATGATTTTGCTTGTGCGCCGTATCACCATGACTTGAGTCACATTCACATTTTGGCATGCTGCGATATGAATGGCACGATCCACATTATCTTTTAAGGGGATCGTTTTATCACCACGCAGAGCATGATCAGCGGTAATGATAAAGGTGGATTGCCCATCAATAAGGCGTCCTGCTATTGCTTCAGAAGAAAAGCCGGCAAAAATAACCGAATGAATAGCACCAATGCGAGCACAAGCGAGCATGGCATAGGCCGCTTCAGGGATCATGGGAAGATAGATGCTCACTCTATCGCCTTTTTTAACTCCATGGTTTTTTAAAATGTTCGCAAAACGGCAGACATGTTCATAAAGTTCGTTATAGGTTATTTTTTTATCAGAATAAGGATTGTCACTTTCCCAAATCAGGGCGATCTCATTGCCACGGTCTTTTAAATGACGGTCAATACAATTATAGGCAACATTGGTTATGCCATCTTCATACCATTTGATCGAAACATTGTCATTAAAGGATGCGTTTTTGACTTTTGTATAGGGTTTAAACCATTCAATGCGTTGGCCATGTTCTCCCCAGAAACTTGTCGGATCCTCGATACTTTTTTGATACCATTTTTGATAGGTGTCCTGGTCAATTAAGGCATTTTTTTCAATATCAACAGGTATTGGATAAATTCTTTCAGACATAGTTTTTCCTCCCTGAGGTACTGTAGACTACGCTAGGGAGGTTTAAAAGGTAAATTTTATTATAATCTGTTAAGGGAGTGTTTTCGTGATATCTCCATATGTTAAAAAAATGATCGATGATCTCATGAACCTATGTTTGATGATTTGATAAACGAAAAATCCTTAGCTAGGGCGTTGCCCAAACAAAGCTGATCCAATACGCAAGACATTTGAACCAAATTGAAGAGCGGTTTGAAAGTCATTAGACATGCCCATGGAGAGTTTTGTCAAACCAGATTTTTTGGCTAATTTTGCTAGCAGGGCAAAATAAGGTCCGGGGTTATCTTCGATCGGGGGGATCGCCATCAGGCCAACAATATCAAGCCCATAATGATTTTTGCAGTGCGCAACAAAATCAACCACATCTTCTGGGGCAAGGCCGCTTTTTTGTGGTTCTAATCCAATATTAACTTGAACATAGCAGGGGAAATGTTTCTTTTGTTTGTGCATTTCTTCACTTAAGCTTTTGGCTATTTTTTCGCGATCAACTGTTTGAATGACATCGAAAATTTTGACAGCCTCTGCTGTTTTATTAGATTGTAGAGGGCCGATAAGATGCAGTTCAATGGGGCTAAATTGTTGGCGCAGATACGGCCATTTTTCTGCTGCTTCTTGTACGCGATTTTCCGCAAAGCAAGACTGGCCTGCTTGCAAAAGGGGAATAATCTTGTCTGCAGGCACTGTTTTTGAAACAGCGATGAGCTCTACACTGTCTAAAGAACGCTGATACTCTTTACAGCTGTTGGCGATCTCTTGTTTAGTATTTTTCCATGCCTCAATGGATGTTGCATGCATTTCACTCATGATGGTCTCGTGCTTTTTAATTTTTTTCAAGGTCTAAAGAATTTAGCTTGTCTTTACAGCTAGGGATTTTGCTAATCTTTACAGCTCTTAGCAATCTTTTGTTTATATTTTTCCACGCTTCAATGGATGTCGCATGAATTTCTCTCATGATGGTTTCGTGCTTTCATTTTTTATTCAATGGCTGAGAATTGTTTCTATGAAGGCAAGTCCTTTCATAAGGGGAATTGTTTTATAAGGGCAATTCTCTCTATAAAGCTTGTAAAATATTCATTGAAAAGGTTGACGGTAGCGTTAATCCATGGAAAGCATTAAAATGCTTTTTGGTTTAATTTTGTAAAGAGTATAATAAGAATGACGATCGAACGCTATAATCCACGTGCACAGGAACAAAAATGGCAAGCGATTTGGGATGAAAAGAAGATTTTTCAGACCTCTCATGAGGATGAGGGCGAAAAATATTATGTTTTAGAAATGTTTCCCTATCCTTCAGGCCGCATTCATATGGGGCATGTGCGTAATTACACGATGGGAGATGTCGTGGCGCGTTATAAGCGTGCTAAGGGGATGAATGTGCTCCATCCAATGGGGTGGGATGCGTTTGGTATGCCGGCTGAAAATGCAGCGATGCAAAATAAAGTGCATCCAAAAGCATGGACCTATCAGAATATTGCCGCTATGCGTAAGCAATTACAGAAATTGGGGCTTTCTATAGATTGGTCGCGTGAATTTGCCACTTGTGATGTGGACTATTATCACCGCCAGCAAATGATTTTTCTCGATCTTTACCAAAAGGGGCTTGTTGTACGCAAAGTTGCTAAGGTCAATTGGGACCCTGTAGATCAAACCGTTTTGGCTAATGAGCAGGTTATCGACGGTCGGGGTTGGCGCTCTGGTGCTTTGGTAGAACAGCGAGAATTAACCCAGTGGTTTTTCAAAATTACAGAATTTGGTGAAGGTTTATTAGCAAGATTGGACGACCTGACAGAATGGCCAGACAAAGTTCGCGTTATGCAAAAAAATTGGATTGGCAAGTCACAAGGGCTCTACATTCGTTGGGCTTTAGACAAAACACAACTTCCCCATAATGATGGGTGTGAGGGTTTTGACGAAATTACTTGCTATTCGACTCGTCCGGATACTTTATTTGGTGCATCTTTTTTAGCCCTTTCCGTTGATCATCCAGTGGCACAGGCTTTAGCGAGAAATGATGAAGAGCTTCGTGCTTTTATTGAAATGTGTCGGTGCGGGAGTACTACAACGGAAGCATTAGAAACAGCCGAAAAGCAAGGATTTCGGACAGGAGTTTTGGCTGTTCATCCGTTAAATCCAGCCGTGCGTCTTCCTGTTTACATCGCGAATTTTGTTTTAATGGATTATGGCACAGGGGCTATTTTTGGCTGCCCAGCGCATGATCAGCGTGATTTGGATTTTGCCCGCAAATATGATCTGCCTGTGCAAATCGTGGTTGCACCAAAAGAGGCTGAAGAGCAAGATTTTACACTTTCCGACACAGCCTATACCGGTGATGGCGTGATGATCAATTCAGACTTTTTGAATGGTTTAACGCCGAAAGATGCTTTTGAAGTGGTCGCACAACACCTTGAAAAACAAGTTTTAAATGGCCAGCCCCAAGGGCAAAAAACAGTACAATTTCGATTACGAGATTGGGGTGTTTCACGGCAGCGTTATTGGGGATGCCCTATTCCTATGATCCATTGTGCGGCTTGTGGGGTGGTGCCTGTTCCGCGTGCTGATTTACCTGTCGTCTTGCCGGAAGATGTGACTTTTGATCGCCCTGGGAACCCCCTTGCACGCCATGAAACGTGGCAAACCGTAGCTTGCCCTTCTTGTGGTCAACCGGCAAAACGCGAAACGGATACAATGGATACATTTGTTGACTCTTCCTGGTATTATGCGCGTTTTACTGCCCCTTGGGCACAAGAGCCAACAGATCAAGACATAGCGGCGCAATGGCTGCCTGTGCAACAATATATTGGTGGTATTGAGCACGCGATTTTGCATCTTTTATATGCCCGTTTTTTCATGCGGGCTATGAAATTGGCTGGTCATGTCAATGCGGATGAGCCTTTTACAGGGCTCTTTACCCAAGGCATGGTTGTGCATGAAACCTATCGCGATGCCCAAGGGTGGGTTGCACCAGATGAGGTGTCTATTGTTGAACAAGATGGCAAACGCCGTGCTTATAAACTGACAGATCAGAGCGAAGTGACAATTGGTTCGATTGAAAAAATGTCGAAATCAAAGAAAAATGTAGTTGATCCTGATGATATTATTTCTTCCTACGGGGCTGATACAGCGCGTTGGTTTATGTTGTCAGATTCTCCGCCTGAGCGTGATGTGATCTGGTCGGAATCGGGGATTGAAGGAGCACATCGCTTTGTCCAACGTGTGTGGCGTTGCGTGGCATTAAGTGCACCAATTTTAAGCACCATTGAGCCTTGTGCTGGGCACCAGGGAGAAGCTTTGGAGCTTTCAAAAGCAGCACATCGCACGCTCTGTGCTGTGGAAGATGATTTAGAAAAGCTTGCCTTTAACCGGGCTGTTGCACGTTTATATGAATTTTTGAATATCATGGCCCCTTTATTAAATACGGTGGCCGATCTTGATGATGAGATGAAGTCTGCTTTGCGTCAAGCGATGGATTTTTTCTGTGCTATGATTGCACCGATGATGCCGCATTTGGCTGAGGAATGTCACGCAGCTTTAGGAGGAAAAACACTCATGTCTGAGTGTGCATGGCCTGTTTATGATAAAGCTTTGATTGTTGAGGATTCTGTCACTTTACCGGTGCAAATCAATGGCAAAAAACGTGGCGATGTCACAGTTCCTGTGACAGCAGATCAAGCAGAGATTGAACAAGCTGTTTTGGCTCTTTCTTTCGTACAAGCACAGTTGGCAGGAAAATCAGTGAAGAAAATGATTATTGTTCCAAAAAGGATTGTTAATGTTGTTCTTTAGTCGGTTATCATGCGTTGTTTGTACTTTTATGTTGGCACTGCTTTGTGGCTGTACAATTGAACCGCTTTATCGCCAAGCCCCGCAATCGTCGACAGTGATGGGTTCTGGTTTTGCAGGGCGTGCAGAGGAAGTTCCTGCTGGTCTTGCAGCAAAGCTGGCCATGATTGTGGTTGATGAGCCTTCTGATCGTTTTAGCCAAATGGTGCGTAATCATCTGCTTTTTTTGATGCATGGGGGTGGGGGGAAGCCTGCTACGCCAAAGTATCAATTATCTTTATACACATCTGTGATGACGCGTACATCTTTGCCAGTAGAGAGTGATCCTAGAACAGGAAGAACGTGGCGTTTTTCTGTCGGGACAGTGGTCGGCAGGGCCTCTTATTCGTTAAAAGATATGAAGGATAATGTGATTGCGCAAGGGAAAGGAACTTTACGGGCATCATTTGATCGACCTCATCAGGAATATGCGACACTTCAGGCTGAAAAGGATGCTGAAAAACGCGTGGCTACAGAATTAGCGGAACAAATTTTTATGAGGCTTGCAAAAGATCTAGCGAAACTTTGATCTAGCGAAACTTTAATGAGATCTTTAACAGGGGAGTGAAGCGGCTTTTTAGCTTAGTGTTCTAGCAACAGTGTAGAATAGGGTTCGCCTTTGTGAATTGGTTTACCTTTGTCGGGTTTTTCAAGAGAGTGCGACTAGAGCTTTTAAGAATTTGGCAGCAAAGAGTTAAAAGCGCAAAGCGTGGTAACTAAGCTTGAAAAGTCGTCTTAAAGATCTTTTGATCTGTTTGTTACCTCGATAAAGAAGGGTGCTAACTTTTATGGAATTCCAATTAATCCGTATCATAGAATGACTGTGGTGTGTTATTTAGAGCTCTCAAGGCTTTAAGGGTAAGTTTGAGAGCAGGGTGTGGGAACAAGCGTACGGGTATGTTTTAAGCGATCTTTTGGCCCGTTTTTGCCCAATCCGTTAAAAATGTTTGCAAGCCTTTATCAGTTAAAGGGTGTGCAGCCAGGCTTTTTAAAACCTTGGGAGGAACAGTTGCAACATCTGCACCACTTAAAGCGGCTTCTTTCACATGGGTTGTTGTGCGGATAGAAGCAGCTAAAATTTGTGTTGCAAATCCATAATTATCATAAATGGTACGAATTTCATGAAGCAGGTCTATGCCATTTGTGCCACAATCATCAATTCTGCCAATAAAGGGGGAAACAAATGTTGCCCCTGCTTTAGCCGCAAGCAAAGCTTGAGTAGCAGAAAAACATAAGGTGAGATTTGTTTTTAACTCTTGTTCGCTAAGGGCTTTACACGCTTTTAAACCATCGAGCGTTATGGGCAGTTTGATGCAAATATTATTAGCAATTTTTGCTAAAACAGCAGCTTCTTTCATCATGGTGTCAAAGTCAGTTGCTGCAACTTCAGCAGAAACAGGCCCTTCGACCAGGGAGCAAATTTCTTGTATAACGTCAAGAATATTGCGCCCAGATTGCAGGATGAGAGAAGGATTGGTGGTGACACCATCGACCAGACCTAAATTTTGTAATTCTTGGATATCTTCACAATTAGCGCTATCCACAAAAAATTTCATTTCCGATCTCCTCTGTTATGAAAAGCTTTTTATACTAAAAGCTTCTGGCGATTCACCTTAATTTACATTATGCGCTATTGTTGCCCGCAAAAACAAGGGATGAGTCGATAATAATAGGCGGAAAAGTCTATGAAATTGATTTAAAAGGAAGTGTGGGGAAAAGCCTGTTATCCAGGATTGCTCAAAGATTGCTCAAGGATCATGTAGGATCGCTTAAAGGAATTGCCCCAAGAGTAGTTTAAGGGGTGAAAAGCCGCACAAGAGTAGCCCGAAGCAGTATTGTTCAGGATTAAGAATAATTTTAGGCTGTTTTTTCTTTGTAGATTGGAAGAAAATAATAGAGGGTGAAAGCTGATGATCAGAGATTAAAGAGTATTTTGCTTCCACTTCTTATATTGCACGCTTATCATTATTGGAGGCACATTTTGAAGATCTGATCAGGGTTAGCAAGTATGTTGAAAACTAAAGAGTCCTGAGATCAGATAAGGTGCATATGTAAGACTAAACTGAGTGAAAAGATAAGCTATAACAAAATGCAGGAACAAAAGGTGAAATCAAACGGACCAGAAATAAAGAGTGTTTCGGTTTTGGTACCACTTCCTGTGTCTCACGCGTATCATTATAGGGTGCCGTCTTCTATGACGGTAGAGGTTGGTTCTTTTGTTCGGGTTCCTGTTGGGGGGCGGACTCTTTGTGGTTTTGTTGTTTCGCTTGATGAGCAGACTTGTGAAAATGAACAGGAGGGGTGTCCTGTTTCACCAGATAAATTGCGCTTTATTGAGTGTGTTTTTGATTGTCCACCCTTAAAGGCTGAAATGATCGCTTTTCTGCGTTTTGTCAGCTCCTATACCATGACACCTTTTGGCCTTGCCGCGCGGTTGGTTTTACGTGTCCCGGCAGCGTTAGAGCGCGAAGAGCCAATGATGGGGTTGCGTTATTGTGGTGGAGAGGTGCATCGCTTAACACCAGCACGGTCGCGTGTTTTAGAATTGGCACGCAAGGGAATGGTGTGGACACGTTCTGGTCTTGCGCACGCAGCAGGGACCTCTGTTTCAGTGGTTGAGGGGTTAAAGGAACTTGGCGTTTTTGAAGAGGCACCGATACCGGTCTCTCCCCTTGTGGCAACGCCTAACCCTAATTATTGTTTACCCGTTTTGGAGGATGCGCAAAAATCAGCAGCGGATCTTTTGCAACAGGGGGTATTGTTAGCAAAATTTCAAGTGTTTTTGCTGGATGGGGTGACGGGGTCAGGAAAAACAGAAGTTTATTTTGAAGCGGTGGCGCAAGCGTTGAAGGGCGGCAAGCAGATTTTAATTTTGCTGCCAGAAATTGCTTTAACACAACAATTTTTAGATCGGTTTTATGCGCGTTTTGGCGCAGCAGCAGCTGAGTGGCATTCAGATTTAGCCCCGCGTCGTCGTGAACGTGTGTGGCGTCAGGTTGCAGAAGGGCAAATCCGTGTTGTTGCTGGGGCCCGTTCGGCGCTTTTTTTACCCTTCTCAGATCTGGGATTGATTGTCGTTGATGAAGAACATGATGGCGCTTATAAACAGGAAGAGCGGATTTTTTATCATGCCCGTGATATGGCGGTTGCACGTGGCTCTTTTGAGCAATGTCCTGTTATTTTGTCTTCAGCAACACCTTCAATTGA
This window contains:
- the acs gene encoding acetate--CoA ligase, whose product is MSERIYPIPVDIEKNALIDQDTYQKWYQKSIEDPTSFWGEHGQRIEWFKPYTKVKNASFNDNVSIKWYEDGITNVAYNCIDRHLKDRGNEIALIWESDNPYSDKKITYNELYEHVCRFANILKNHGVKKGDRVSIYLPMIPEAAYAMLACARIGAIHSVIFAGFSSEAIAGRLIDGQSTFIITADHALRGDKTIPLKDNVDRAIHIAACQNVNVTQVMVIRRTSKIIHWVNGRDFWYHEEMPHATPDCPPEHMNAEDPLFILYTSGSTGKPKGVLHTTGGYLVYASMTHQYVFDYHPGEIYWCTADIGWITGHSYLVYGPLCNGATTLMFEGSPTFPDEGRFWEIVDKHKVNIFYTAPTAIRALMGAGDSFVKRSQRTSLRLLGTVGEPINPEAWKWFYHTVGDSRCPILDTWWQTETGGHIITPLPGATKLKAGSATHPFFGIQVQLVDPQGNILKGEAEGNLCIVDSWPGQMRTLYNNHQRFVETYFSTYKGKYFTGDGCKRDKDSYYWITGRVDDILNISGHRLGTAEIESALISHPAVSEAAVVGYPHPIKGQGIYSFVTLMAGTQPSATLHQNLIQHVRQEIGSIATLDKIQFAPHLPKTRSGKIMRRILRKIAANNFDNLGDISTLAEPQIVDNLIANRQNIEEAA
- the lptE gene encoding LPS assembly lipoprotein LptE — its product is MLFFSRLSCVVCTFMLALLCGCTIEPLYRQAPQSSTVMGSGFAGRAEEVPAGLAAKLAMIVVDEPSDRFSQMVRNHLLFLMHGGGGKPATPKYQLSLYTSVMTRTSLPVESDPRTGRTWRFSVGTVVGRASYSLKDMKDNVIAQGKGTLRASFDRPHQEYATLQAEKDAEKRVATELAEQIFMRLAKDLAKL
- a CDS encoding YggS family pyridoxal phosphate-dependent enzyme — protein: MSEMHATSIEAWKNTKQEIANSCKEYQRSLDSVELIAVSKTVPADKIIPLLQAGQSCFAENRVQEAAEKWPYLRQQFSPIELHLIGPLQSNKTAEAVKIFDVIQTVDREKIAKSLSEEMHKQKKHFPCYVQVNIGLEPQKSGLAPEDVVDFVAHCKNHYGLDIVGLMAIPPIEDNPGPYFALLAKLAKKSGLTKLSMGMSNDFQTALQFGSNVLRIGSALFGQRPS
- the leuS gene encoding leucine--tRNA ligase — translated: MTIERYNPRAQEQKWQAIWDEKKIFQTSHEDEGEKYYVLEMFPYPSGRIHMGHVRNYTMGDVVARYKRAKGMNVLHPMGWDAFGMPAENAAMQNKVHPKAWTYQNIAAMRKQLQKLGLSIDWSREFATCDVDYYHRQQMIFLDLYQKGLVVRKVAKVNWDPVDQTVLANEQVIDGRGWRSGALVEQRELTQWFFKITEFGEGLLARLDDLTEWPDKVRVMQKNWIGKSQGLYIRWALDKTQLPHNDGCEGFDEITCYSTRPDTLFGASFLALSVDHPVAQALARNDEELRAFIEMCRCGSTTTEALETAEKQGFRTGVLAVHPLNPAVRLPVYIANFVLMDYGTGAIFGCPAHDQRDLDFARKYDLPVQIVVAPKEAEEQDFTLSDTAYTGDGVMINSDFLNGLTPKDAFEVVAQHLEKQVLNGQPQGQKTVQFRLRDWGVSRQRYWGCPIPMIHCAACGVVPVPRADLPVVLPEDVTFDRPGNPLARHETWQTVACPSCGQPAKRETDTMDTFVDSSWYYARFTAPWAQEPTDQDIAAQWLPVQQYIGGIEHAILHLLYARFFMRAMKLAGHVNADEPFTGLFTQGMVVHETYRDAQGWVAPDEVSIVEQDGKRRAYKLTDQSEVTIGSIEKMSKSKKNVVDPDDIISSYGADTARWFMLSDSPPERDVIWSESGIEGAHRFVQRVWRCVALSAPILSTIEPCAGHQGEALELSKAAHRTLCAVEDDLEKLAFNRAVARLYEFLNIMAPLLNTVADLDDEMKSALRQAMDFFCAMIAPMMPHLAEECHAALGGKTLMSECAWPVYDKALIVEDSVTLPVQINGKKRGDVTVPVTADQAEIEQAVLALSFVQAQLAGKSVKKMIIVPKRIVNVVL
- a CDS encoding primosomal protein N', whose translation is MQEQKVKSNGPEIKSVSVLVPLPVSHAYHYRVPSSMTVEVGSFVRVPVGGRTLCGFVVSLDEQTCENEQEGCPVSPDKLRFIECVFDCPPLKAEMIAFLRFVSSYTMTPFGLAARLVLRVPAALEREEPMMGLRYCGGEVHRLTPARSRVLELARKGMVWTRSGLAHAAGTSVSVVEGLKELGVFEEAPIPVSPLVATPNPNYCLPVLEDAQKSAADLLQQGVLLAKFQVFLLDGVTGSGKTEVYFEAVAQALKGGKQILILLPEIALTQQFLDRFYARFGAAAAEWHSDLAPRRRERVWRQVAEGQIRVVAGARSALFLPFSDLGLIVVDEEHDGAYKQEERIFYHARDMAVARGSFEQCPVILSSATPSIESQVNVLWGRYQRVHLPSRFRAAALPQLRVVDMRQGGVEKGRFISSALEHALKQTLEKGEQALLFLNRRGYAPLTLCRICGYRFHCTECSSWLVEHRLQGRLKCHHCGYHQPIPEACHECGTLDHLVACGPGVERIAEETQGLFPQARLMILSTDLKGGISQLRSELEAIANRDVDIIIGTQLVSKGHHFPGLSLVGVVDADLGLANGDLRAGERTFQLLSQVTGRAGRMGLESLGLLQTYQPDHPVIKALLSQQREDFYTRELAMREQHHLPPYGRFASLIVSSKNRQAAENYARVLRQAAPAVHDASLGVSLMGPAEAPLALVRGHYRFRLLLHGKRSFDVQGFIRAMLARAAKMPSSVRVQIDIDPQSFL
- the fsa gene encoding fructose-6-phosphate aldolase, producing the protein MKFFVDSANCEDIQELQNLGLVDGVTTNPSLILQSGRNILDVIQEICSLVEGPVSAEVAATDFDTMMKEAAVLAKIANNICIKLPITLDGLKACKALSEQELKTNLTLCFSATQALLAAKAGATFVSPFIGRIDDCGTNGIDLLHEIRTIYDNYGFATQILAASIRTTTHVKEAALSGADVATVPPKVLKSLAAHPLTDKGLQTFLTDWAKTGQKIA